Part of the Pagrus major chromosome 9, Pma_NU_1.0 genome, AAAGCTTAGTAGtctatttcagtgtttgtgtttgtgtgtgtctggattAGACCCTCAAGGCTCTAGTGCACTTTGACCTCTGAGCCTGTGAAATCTTCCCTTCAGGGAACTAAGGTGGCTACTCTTTGAGCTTTGATCTTGGCCATGTGTGTGTAAGAAATATGTGTCTTTAACAACATAGGTTGCATAGTAgttctgtaaaatgttttggAGAAACATTCTTGTTTAGATATATTTTCTGGCAAgttctatttttgtttctgaAATCAAATCATTACCAAATAACCTTGAATGAAAGAATTACTTCTGCCTAATTCACAGGATGTATCCAGTCAAGCTCTAATACAAACTCTTTCACACAGCAGAATTGATGTTTTTAACCATGCTCGCAGCATGGCTCTACAGATGgcaatgtttgtttgtctgttgattggtcagtctgtttttttttttatcactttggtgataatccataattcacgGTGCTGACCAGGAAACGTAGAAATATTTTGAGTGTTGTAAAGATAAAGAAGCAACAGTGTTCCTCATCTGACACCAACACTGCCCGGTGCTAGGCTAACCTGACCACCTCTTGTCCCCAGACTCCAGtgaagaggtggaggtgatgttAACCTTTGAGCGTAAAGAGCTGCGGAGGTACAGCGTTTGGGAGCAGCAGGAACTGGAGGCCCAGGAGCTTCACTTTAGGATCACCGAGGAGCTTTCCCCTCCTGCTTTCCTTCTGCTTTGTGTGTCAGaaactgctggagctgcagtACAGCAGGACCTCCTCAAGCTCTGTGTTGATCAAGATGGAACAACGGACACTGGTGAGAAGGCTCACAATGTAGATACAAATTGAGGGTGCAAAAGTATTTATGTAAAATGCATTATGTTTATAAGAGAAGACGTTAAGTGTGAAAACATAACTTACATTCTGATCACAGTCAAGTCAAAGCAGACAGAAGTGTTAGACTTTGACAGATGCAGACTAGATTTCCACTAAACTGTTGGCGGTTTTAAATTTTCAGATGCTACATGTTTCTCCTTCATAATTTCAATATAatgttatgatttttttttactttcatagGAAAGGTGAGCCCCTTCATCCTGCTGACTCTGAGACATCCTCTGGAGGGAATGGAGGGGGCTTTATTCCGCTCCCTCCTGGATATCGACTGCCTCAACAGTTTTGCCGAAAAATCCATTGTTCCTCATAATGCAGACGTAATGAGTGATTTGGAAGACTTCCACACTCCTGTTCTTTCTCTGGATGATAGCGTAGACCTGGTTAGAAGAACTGGACTGGACCCTCACCTGCTGTCTCTGCTCGGCCTGGAGAGCACTGATGCTGGACTTGAGACAGACCAGGACGTTCCATATTCTGATACAGACACAGATCCCATACCACTCATCCCACTGGAGGTAGATTCACAGACAGAGACTATACTGGAGCTGGAGACAGCAACAGAACCAGACACGGAGACAGcgacagaaccagaaccagacaCAGAGACACGACTTGaaccagaggaggagcagaaagaaCAGGAATTTGAGCTTCCCTCTGAggtgagtgtttttttcttttgtatttacCTCATCAAACAGGGGTCCCACAGGTccttgaaagtttttgaaaaaggtATAAATAGACTCGGCtcattgaaagtgcttgaatttaaatattttgtgcaatttgtgattttttttttgttgttgttgtttttttacttaacGTTAGTATTAAAGCTACATtctgctgtctgcatgtgtctCTTGCATCTACATCACTGTATCACAGCACATTCAagcctgtctctctgtttaAATGTTGTCTGTTTGCTTCTGTATTGCCTGCTAGTTCTCTCTAGAAAAATCTCTGTGTTGTAACAGTAACCTTGATCCATGTCTGAAATTATGCCGTGTTGGTCTCGAATTTGAGGTAATTGGTCCTGGAAAGTCCTTGGAAAGTCTTTGAATTTGATATTTAAGAAGGTGTAGCAACACTGATAAGACAATGTTGTGACCAGGAAAATTAGAATgattttctttgccttttttgaATCGTTTGGTCCCGAGCAAGTAAAATTGTTCacaaaatcaaaagcagaaaTCATAGGAAcatcttaaaaaagaaaaaaaaacctaaaggGGGtagcagaaatgttttcttcttcacttcttGTTAATCAATAATTGTTTCCCCTCATAGATGTCCTGACCAGGGTTGCAATAGTATCAGATTGTCACAGTACGATAAGCGTTCACCATACACCACAATAATTTCATACTGTGTGTATAAGCAAAACTAAATGGTATGATAACCGTCAGTTTTCATACTGCACTATAACTTGAAACCAGTATTTTGCTGCAACCCTAGTGCTGACCCCTGGTTGGGAACCACTCATCTCTGTGATTTGCCAAaggtaaattattaaaatgtaaattctgCTTCTATGTTATAAATTTCCTCCTatagaagaaaaaggaggagcCCACTCCTGTGTACACTCTGTGCCATCGTAGAACCAAAGGATCCTACTCAGTGTCCCTCTGTAAACCGGACACCCGCTGGACTAAATACAAACATCAGGGCTTGGCTCACAGGTAAGAAACCTGCAGCATCCCATATGCAGCTTCTCGTGCAAGATTCCTGCAGTTCAATAGTATGAATAAAATTATAAGAAAGATTAGGGCTGCAACGATCCAAGGTCTTCTCTCAGAGTTCTAACACCTCAACTCAAGTTATATACTGATACTGAAAACTATGTCTTCTCCCAACTGTCACTGAATGTAACTGGTAGGCTAGATGAAACACTGAAATCTATACTGGCTGTAATTAATTGACTGTATTGAAGATGGAGCTAGGGCCAGATCTGTTTGAAATTGTAACTATTACAGTCTACCTACACCTGCAGATGATCAGATTAAAATTGCTCTTTCTTCCACCTCTGCTCAGGTTGATCCAGTTTCCTCCTCCACCATTGAAAGGAGGAATAACAGTTACAATGGAGGACCTGCAGTGCCTTGACAGTGGGCAGTTCCTCAATGATGTTATCATTGATTTTTACCTCAAGTGAgtaacacattttcaaacaaaaggCTTCAAATTTACTTTGGCTCCTCACAAGTTGGTCGATGAGATGCACTTTTGAATTGACTGTgtccatgtgtttttttttttaactagatACCTCCTCCATAAGGCCTCTGATGCTGTCACAGAGCGCTCCCACATCTTCAGCAGTTTCTTCTACAAGCAGCTGACAAGGAGGGACAATGCCAGTGAAGGCATCACCAAGGACGCGTAAGTGGGGCCAGCAAgagatgaatgaaaacaaatcttttctATTTGACTTGTCAGTTTTGTATGGATTGCTTCCAGGAAGTGGTCAAAGCCTTAATTTCCCTTAATTTTGATGGTGACAAAAGCTATGTTATTCTTGTCTTTTTAGATATTACCAAGCCAACAGAAAGACCTTTAAAATAGAAGAATTACAACCATAAACAGTATTACAAACTAACTAGAGCTGTGGGGACCAAGTGCACATGTTCTCCCCCTCAGTGCCTAACATTTCTTTGCGTACATGATGTTGCGACTGTTTTTAATTGCTTTACTTCTACgtaccaaattaaaaaaactgcgAAGTTTGGCATACTTAGAGATCCAGACCTGGTATGTACAGGAGGTCATAAGACTTGAACTTCCTTGCACTTGCTCTCGAAGTGTGTGCAGCCATTTGATTGTGTTTCGTCATGTGAAAAATGTGCCTCAGGTTCTATTTTTGTGTGCACTCAGTTGTCAGAGGCAGAGGCGGCACCAACGAGTGAAGACGTGGACACGCCACGTTGACATCTTTAAAAaggacttcctgtttgtgcCTGTCAATCAAGAGTGAGTTAAATACATGAAGAGGTTGTATTGTACAGAATGATTTTGAAGTGTCACATTATTTATATCAAAtttctctgttgtctgtttAGGGCTCATTGGTATTTAGTTGTCATTTGCTTTCCTGGACTCGATGACCCAAAATCTGAGGCCTGGGATGGTCCAAACTCACAAACGGGAGGGAGCCAAAGTGGGACAGACGAGTTCCAGGATCAAGAGGCGGCTCAAGGATCCAAAAGCCCGACTGATACCTCCGAGACGCCACCTACACCACCTACATTAAACCACACTGACAGCGTAGACACTGAGACAGGTATGTTTGAGTAAATGATAGATGTTGTGTTTGtcattatttaacttttcattgcAATTAAAAGCTTTTTCTGGTACATATTTTAAGCGCTTGATTTATTCACGTTGTGATTGCAAAGCTGTGAGTAATGGTTGGTGTCATGTGCTTTAGAAAACGCTCCAGAAGAATCCACCAAAGATCCAAAACCTGGTCCAGTGGTAAGAATGAATTCTGTACTGTGCTCACACGGTGTATATCAAACAGACGAAATGTTGGACagctttgtctttatttgttctcTTCTTTGTTCTTTGCTTTTGTAGAGCTGCACAGAGCAAACCTGCCAGAAGAAAAGTGTTTGTAAAAGGTGAGTGTGCGATTACACTGAGTTACACTATTCACCTGCAATCAGTGACTGCGTGATATGAGAACCGGTGCAGTTTTTTACATGAAGCCCGAGCAGTAATTTGTCATGTGCCCAATTTGAACTCAGACATTTTGATCATTCTTCTCGATTCTTTATGTTTTATGCAGACTATATtgaattatttgttttactGCAGTACAGTGTATCTACAGAGCACTctgatgagaaaatgtttcaaGCCTACAGTTCTTCACACCTTCTTACATAACATTAACACAATCTCCACTTATTTAGCATACTTATATACTGACATGTCATGGCTCTTGGGTTGAATGTAAAAGTAAACCCCTTGAAGGCAAAATGGGCACCCTTTATATTTGTACCCTGtgaaatataaattatatttaagtaGTTTGTTGTGTCTTGTACACAGATAGTGTATTTAGGTCATTAGTGCCAAAATTAGCCTGCCATAAGGTTCCATTTGACCCCTCCCCCTTGCAGATAAATCgcagtttttttctgtattgttctGTAGAGTAAAACTTTTGCACAACAGTGGATcaacaggtgcgtaggagaagaccaagggccgacaaaatcaggacaAAAAATCCACACTGTTCGCTGTtcacaaactttattttatgtgtgGGAAACTGCAACTGCTGTTTTACAGATAAAATGCTAAGTGTAGGCTCAGCCATATAGCTGAAGAAGACTATGAATGAGCTATGATGACTTTGAATGACAGATgtgcctctcctctctgtaggcCGTGTATTCTTATCATGGATTCCCTCAAACGTTCCCTTCACGAGCGAGTCTTCAAACTCTTACGAGAGTAAGTATGACGCTTTTAATCCATCTcaagctgcatgtgtgtgtttgttaatgtaTGTAAGATAATGTGTATTTGTCCCTCAGCTACTTGGAGTCAGAATGGGAGGTCCGTCGCGGTTCAACAAGGGAGTTTGGTCCTGAACAGATGCAAAGCTCACACTGCCAAGTTCCCCTTCAGGACAACAGCAGCGACTGCGGCCTCTACCTGCTGCAGTATGTTGAGAGTTTTCTGAAGGTAAAGAACTTGTcagcatctttttttctgtctcacatagtctaaaatgttttttaaaaatggccacTGTAACACTGGAACAGCAGCAACAATGAATTCTGCTTCTGCTCTCAGGACCCTGTGGTGCACTTTGACCTCCCTCTACAACTAGAACGTTGGTTTCCACGGCAGCAGGTGCGGAGGAAACGAGACGAAATCAGAGATCTGATCCTAAACCTTTACAGATGTCAAAACCTGGATGGTAACAGATAGACGCGTGAAGCAGCTCTGCTGTTCAGCGCATCACATTCCTGTAGCCATTATATATCACTGCTCATACTGAGCGACGGACACTTCAGTGTGAACTGAAAATAGTTACTTTGAATTACatgctgttattattttttgttgcatTAACATAACATGGACACCTTTGACTATCTGTGGATCACGTGAGTGAACATGAAGGCATCAGTTAatttaaaaggttttaaagtAGATTGTATCTAGACATGGAAATGTTAGTACACCCCATGACTTTTTACTGATTGTTTTTATGCTGcaagatattttatatttgtatttaatttccTTTGTAGAAGTCAAACAAGAGATTGTTTTAAAGTACAATAATGGTAAAACAAGCTAGTTTGTAAAGGCAAATTGTACACATTTTTAGTTGGTTTTACTTGCTTTGCAGACATTTGTTAGACATTTCATGTCATGTAAGACTTAATATTTCAGTCATGGGTTGTCTAATAAAAACTGTACTGATGCTGCACACTGACTTCCAGGAAGAATATGAAATACACTGCAGTTTCCATTTTGAATTTCATTATAAAATGTCATGCCATTGAAGCCTCAGGAACTGGAATCCTAATGTTAAACAGCAGTTCCATCCATAACCTTGTTGGATAGAAACTCTTTCTGTCACTCAGTGCCTCACTCAGTTATTCTGTTAACCTCCCAGTGCCAGATAGGAGACATGACGGTGTCTGCAGACGACAAGAAACTAGGCTCATCCACTCACCTCtcttaaaacaaagctgaagCTATTGTATGCTGCCATTTATCTCTGACACTCTCTATCCATAATGGACTCTTAAATTATATTGGGAcacagtgtttctgtctgataTCAACTTTCTCCTGCACAAATTGAATGAAGTAGACCAAACTGGAATGTGACTGCATATTGTAAATTTGCATACATTCTTAATCATTGTCCTGGTACCGATGTGGCAttgaagtattttttgtttctttgtcatttccATTTATTCATCCAGATTTGACACACTGGCTTGCAGAAAGTTTAAGGGTGCACAGACATGAATGACATGTGTAAGAGGATACTGTCCACTGTCAAACCTACTTTAATAAGACCTAAGAGACATTGTAGTCCATCCCTGCTGTTGCCTAAGTTCTTCTCAACAGAGACCAGTCATGATAGTCTTATAGTTTTTCCCATTTCAATTCAGATGttaatgtctcctttaatactTAACGACGCCCTTAATAATTTTTTTAGACAATGTGTTAGATGAATATACAGAAGCTGACCCAAAATATATTTGGTTTCAATTATGTATTAAAGCTTGTAGAACAAATTACACTTGTTATTCTGTTGTGGtcttcattgttgttgtttttttaacttcctTTATTGTCACCTGGAACTGGAAGTGTTGATTGTTCCATTAACAAAGCCCAGAATGTCTGTATGAAGTATTATATGAAAAATGCCACCTGGACAATATTTTGGGTGTTGTCCTGACTCTTGACCTCTCGTCCTAAATGGTTTTCATAACAAGATGAGGATTAGAAGTTGGTGAATAAAACACAGTCTGAATGTCTGTGTTGTAAATCAGATGACTTATTTCCTCTTTATGTATTAGAAGATTTCTTTGGCTCCTGTTCTGCAAAGCCCCTTTTTTCAATAATTCTCTTTATGACCAGGGGAGCCACCTTTCTTCTTCCCGAGCCAAAAGTCTTCATTTGGAAATGCCTGTACAGCACATTACAATGCTGTCCAGTGTAATCTGTTCAGAGGGTTACATGGTCAGCTTAGGTGTATTTACCGTCTCAGTCTGTCAGATCCCCTCACAGTCTGACTGAGTAATCCCCCTCTCGTTTTGTATGGCAGTGTGCTGCAGCCATTAGCCATACACAACATCTACGCCCACT contains:
- the LOC141002324 gene encoding uncharacterized protein isoform X1; translated protein: MMERKKALTIPFTVDNDTLMESPLRIPMTCLSSQCEKFERQVSWKELAGHKRRHCDSPRKNGSMLFDHKHVANVTLEMARRRPCLILTDILKTEQGRAHMERIRQRCSMANGGRVSSTRRESGRCKEEPLITRETRSGQRVAKNDKNKSVTPKCNQKTASSPQRSRLRRRLQNSDDEVDKEEKDIEEVVIGKDSGEDYKLEVVDCGLSVSWDPAGDSGGCDEFSPARIKDRWTDSEKELQHSLQKRKRKDTESQCNGTGSPKCHRESVLRLTGEDRRDGGPDPPDICLEEGGENGDLESLDRSIVQFTVGAEDPTEGLLPIITVNMQAGEFIVTPIQSPSSGQDNTTKTSPSEPIILSSDDEESCDVPRHCSPAVHTLVTVEDAIQGQSPEGAAAEHQEASDMENMQLLRVVLPDLPPMEVSLIPTVDYPCMQMGFSTLHCGGYQGKSNGDLMIADEKIIIPLTDSSEEVEVMLTFERKELRRYSVWEQQELEAQELHFRITEELSPPAFLLLCVSETAGAAVQQDLLKLCVDQDGTTDTGKVSPFILLTLRHPLEGMEGALFRSLLDIDCLNSFAEKSIVPHNADVMSDLEDFHTPVLSLDDSVDLVRRTGLDPHLLSLLGLESTDAGLETDQDVPYSDTDTDPIPLIPLEVDSQTETILELETATEPDTETATEPEPDTETRLEPEEEQKEQEFELPSEKKKEEPTPVYTLCHRRTKGSYSVSLCKPDTRWTKYKHQGLAHRLIQFPPPPLKGGITVTMEDLQCLDSGQFLNDVIIDFYLKYLLHKASDAVTERSHIFSSFFYKQLTRRDNASEGITKDACQRQRRHQRVKTWTRHVDIFKKDFLFVPVNQEAHWYLVVICFPGLDDPKSEAWDGPNSQTGGSQSGTDEFQDQEAAQGSKSPTDTSETPPTPPTLNHTDSVDTETENAPEESTKDPKPGPVSCTEQTCQKKSVCKRPCILIMDSLKRSLHERVFKLLRDYLESEWEVRRGSTREFGPEQMQSSHCQVPLQDNSSDCGLYLLQYVESFLKDPVVHFDLPLQLERWFPRQQVRRKRDEIRDLILNLYRCQNLDGNR
- the LOC141002324 gene encoding uncharacterized protein isoform X2, which gives rise to MMERKKALTIPFTVDNDTLMESPLRIPMTCLSSQCEKFERQVSWKELAGHKRRHCDSPRKNGSMLFDHKHVANVTLEMARRRPCLILTDILKTEQGRAHMERIRQRCSMANGGRVSSTRRESGRCKEEPLITRETRSGQRVAKNDKNKSVTPKCNQKTASSPQRSRLRRRLQNSDDEVDKEEKDIEEVVIGKDSGEDYKLEVVDCGLSVSWDPAGDSGGCDEFSPARIKDRWTDSEKELQHSLKRKRKDTESQCNGTGSPKCHRESVLRLTGEDRRDGGPDPPDICLEEGGENGDLESLDRSIVQFTVGAEDPTEGLLPIITVNMQAGEFIVTPIQSPSSGQDNTTKTSPSEPIILSSDDEESCDVPRHCSPAVHTLVTVEDAIQGQSPEGAAAEHQEASDMENMQLLRVVLPDLPPMEVSLIPTVDYPCMQMGFSTLHCGGYQGKSNGDLMIADEKIIIPLTDSSEEVEVMLTFERKELRRYSVWEQQELEAQELHFRITEELSPPAFLLLCVSETAGAAVQQDLLKLCVDQDGTTDTGKVSPFILLTLRHPLEGMEGALFRSLLDIDCLNSFAEKSIVPHNADVMSDLEDFHTPVLSLDDSVDLVRRTGLDPHLLSLLGLESTDAGLETDQDVPYSDTDTDPIPLIPLEVDSQTETILELETATEPDTETATEPEPDTETRLEPEEEQKEQEFELPSEKKKEEPTPVYTLCHRRTKGSYSVSLCKPDTRWTKYKHQGLAHRLIQFPPPPLKGGITVTMEDLQCLDSGQFLNDVIIDFYLKYLLHKASDAVTERSHIFSSFFYKQLTRRDNASEGITKDACQRQRRHQRVKTWTRHVDIFKKDFLFVPVNQEAHWYLVVICFPGLDDPKSEAWDGPNSQTGGSQSGTDEFQDQEAAQGSKSPTDTSETPPTPPTLNHTDSVDTETENAPEESTKDPKPGPVSCTEQTCQKKSVCKRPCILIMDSLKRSLHERVFKLLRDYLESEWEVRRGSTREFGPEQMQSSHCQVPLQDNSSDCGLYLLQYVESFLKDPVVHFDLPLQLERWFPRQQVRRKRDEIRDLILNLYRCQNLDGNR
- the LOC141002324 gene encoding uncharacterized protein isoform X3, with the protein product MMERKKALTIPFTVDNDTLVSWKELAGHKRRHCDSPRKNGSMLFDHKHVANVTLEMARRRPCLILTDILKTEQGRAHMERIRQRCSMANGGRVSSTRRESGRCKEEPLITRETRSGQRVAKNDKNKSVTPKCNQKTASSPQRSRLRRRLQNSDDEVDKEEKDIEEVVIGKDSGEDYKLEVVDCGLSVSWDPAGDSGGCDEFSPARIKDRWTDSEKELQHSLQKRKRKDTESQCNGTGSPKCHRESVLRLTGEDRRDGGPDPPDICLEEGGENGDLESLDRSIVQFTVGAEDPTEGLLPIITVNMQAGEFIVTPIQSPSSGQDNTTKTSPSEPIILSSDDEESCDVPRHCSPAVHTLVTVEDAIQGQSPEGAAAEHQEASDMENMQLLRVVLPDLPPMEVSLIPTVDYPCMQMGFSTLHCGGYQGKSNGDLMIADEKIIIPLTDSSEEVEVMLTFERKELRRYSVWEQQELEAQELHFRITEELSPPAFLLLCVSETAGAAVQQDLLKLCVDQDGTTDTGKVSPFILLTLRHPLEGMEGALFRSLLDIDCLNSFAEKSIVPHNADVMSDLEDFHTPVLSLDDSVDLVRRTGLDPHLLSLLGLESTDAGLETDQDVPYSDTDTDPIPLIPLEVDSQTETILELETATEPDTETATEPEPDTETRLEPEEEQKEQEFELPSEKKKEEPTPVYTLCHRRTKGSYSVSLCKPDTRWTKYKHQGLAHRLIQFPPPPLKGGITVTMEDLQCLDSGQFLNDVIIDFYLKYLLHKASDAVTERSHIFSSFFYKQLTRRDNASEGITKDACQRQRRHQRVKTWTRHVDIFKKDFLFVPVNQEAHWYLVVICFPGLDDPKSEAWDGPNSQTGGSQSGTDEFQDQEAAQGSKSPTDTSETPPTPPTLNHTDSVDTETENAPEESTKDPKPGPVSCTEQTCQKKSVCKRPCILIMDSLKRSLHERVFKLLRDYLESEWEVRRGSTREFGPEQMQSSHCQVPLQDNSSDCGLYLLQYVESFLKDPVVHFDLPLQLERWFPRQQVRRKRDEIRDLILNLYRCQNLDGNR